A stretch of Gadus chalcogrammus isolate NIFS_2021 chromosome 9, NIFS_Gcha_1.0, whole genome shotgun sequence DNA encodes these proteins:
- the LOC130388554 gene encoding suppressor of tumorigenicity 7 protein homolog isoform X8 yields the protein MFLNTLTPKFYVALTGTSSLISGLILIFEWWYFRKYGTSFIEQVSVSHLRPLLGGVDSSAPTNTTTSNGEADSSRQSVSECKVWRNPLNLFRGAEYNRYTWVTGREPLTYYDMNLSAQDHQTFFTCDTDHLRPADAIMQKAWRERNPQARISAAHEALELEDCATAFILLAEEESTTIMEAERLFKQALKTGEGCYRRSHQLQHHSSQYEAQHRRDTNVLVYIKRRLAMCSRKLGRTREAAKMMRDLCVFQLMKEFPLLSMFNIHENLLESLLELQNYADVQAVLAKYDDISLPKSATICYTAALLKARAVSDKFSPEAASRRGLSTAEMNAVEAIHRAVEFNPHVPKYLLEMKSLILPPEHILKRGDSEAIAYAFFHLQHWKRVEGALNLLHCTWEGSMYSSFRMIPYPLEKGHLFYPYPICTETADRELLPTVFHEVSVYPKKELPFFILFTAGLCSFTAMLALLTHQFPELMGVFAKAFLSTLFAPLNFIMEKVESLLPSSLWHQLTRI from the exons ATGTTTCTCAACACCCTGACGCCCAAGTTCTACGTGGCTTTGACTGGCACCTCATCCCTCATATCAGGACTCATCCTG ATCTTTGAGTGGTGGTACTTCAGGAAGTACGGGACTTCCTTCATTGAGCAGGTGTCCGTGAGCCACCtgcgccccctgctgggcggAGTGGACAGCAGcgcccccaccaacaccactaccaGTAATGGGGAGGCCGACTCCAGTCGACAGAGTGTGTCCG aaTGTAAAGTGTGGCGAAATCCTCTGAATTTATTTCGGGGCGCAGAGTATAACAG gtacACCTGGGTAACAGGTCGGGAGCCCCTCACCTACTACGACATGAACCTCTCGGCTCAGGACCACCAGACGTTCTTTACCTGCGACACGGACCACCTCAGGCCTGCAGACGcca tcaTGCAGAAGGCGTGGCGAGAGAGAAACCCACAGGCTCGTATCTCAGCTGCACATGAAGCTCTGGAGCTGGAGGA ctgtgcGACTGCGTTCATCCTCCTGGCCGAGGAGGAGTCCACTACCATCATGGAGGCGGAGCGTCTGTTCAAGCAGGCGCTGAAGACCGGGGAGGGCTGCTACCGACGCAGCCACCAGCTGCAGCACCACAGCTCCCAGTATGAGGCCCAGCACA gaaggGACACCAACGTATTGGTGTACATAAAGAGGAGGCTTGCCATGTGTTCCCGGAAGTTAGGGAGAACACGAGAAGCAGCCAAGATGATGAGAGAT CTGTGTGTTTTCCAGTTAATGAAGGAGTTCCCTCTTCTCAGTATGTTCAACATCCATGAGAACCTACTGGAGTCTCTGTTGGAGCTCCAGAACTACGCAGACGTACAGGCAGTGCTGGCCAAGTACGACG ATATAAGTTTACCTAAATCTGCAACAATATGTTATACAGCAGCGCTGCTCAAGGCCAGGGCCGTGTCTGACAA GTTCTCTCCCGAGGCGGCCTCCAGGAGGGGGCTGAGCACCGCAGAGATGAACGCTGTGGAAGCCATCCACAGAGCGGTGGAGTTTAACCCCCACGTCCCTAAA TATCTCCTGGAGATGAAGAGTCTCATCCTCCCTCCAGAACACATCCTGAAGCGCGGCGACAGTGAGGCCATCGCCTACGCCTTCTTCCACCTGCAGCACTGGAAGAGAGTGGAGGGCGCGCTCAACCTGCTGCACTGCACCTGGGAGGGCAGTATGTACTCAT CCTTCAGAATGATCCCGTACCCCCTAGAGAAGGGTCATCTCTTCTACCCCTACCCCATCTGTACAGAGACGGCCGACAGAGAGCTGCTACCAA CAGTATTCCACGAGGTGTCAGTCTACCCCAAGAAGGAGCTGCCCTTCTTCATCCTGTTCACGGCCGGCCTCTGCTCCTTCACTGCCATGCTGGCGCTGCTCACACACCAGTTCCCAGAGCTCATGGGCGTCTTCGCCAAGGCT TTCCTGAGTACTTTATTCGCTCCCCTCAACTTCATcatggagaaggtggagagCCTCCTGCCCTCCAGTCTGTGGCACCAGCTCACCCGCATCTAG
- the LOC130388554 gene encoding suppressor of tumorigenicity 7 protein homolog isoform X4, whose protein sequence is MFGTESSLSMFLNTLTPKFYVALTGTSSLISGLILIFEWWYFRKYGTSFIEQVSVSHLRPLLGGVDSSAPTNTTTSNGEADSSRQSVSECKVWRNPLNLFRGAEYNRYTWVTGREPLTYYDMNLSAQDHQTFFTCDTDHLRPADAIMQKAWRERNPQARISAAHEALELEDCATAFILLAEEESTTIMEAERLFKQALKTGEGCYRRSHQLQHHSSQYEAQHRRDTNVLVYIKRRLAMCSRKLGRTREAAKMMRDLCVFQLMKEFPLLSMFNIHENLLESLLELQNYADVQAVLAKYDDISLPKSATICYTAALLKARAVSDKFSPEAASRRGLSTAEMNAVEAIHRAVEFNPHVPKYLLEMKSLILPPEHILKRGDSEAIAYAFFHLQHWKRVEGALNLLHCTWEGTFRMIPYPLEKGHLFYPYPICTETADRELLPTVFHEVSVYPKKELPFFILFTAGLCSFTAMLALLTHQFPELMGVFAKAFLSTLFAPLNFIMEKVESLLPSSLWHQLTRI, encoded by the exons TAAGCATGTTTCTCAACACCCTGACGCCCAAGTTCTACGTGGCTTTGACTGGCACCTCATCCCTCATATCAGGACTCATCCTG ATCTTTGAGTGGTGGTACTTCAGGAAGTACGGGACTTCCTTCATTGAGCAGGTGTCCGTGAGCCACCtgcgccccctgctgggcggAGTGGACAGCAGcgcccccaccaacaccactaccaGTAATGGGGAGGCCGACTCCAGTCGACAGAGTGTGTCCG aaTGTAAAGTGTGGCGAAATCCTCTGAATTTATTTCGGGGCGCAGAGTATAACAG gtacACCTGGGTAACAGGTCGGGAGCCCCTCACCTACTACGACATGAACCTCTCGGCTCAGGACCACCAGACGTTCTTTACCTGCGACACGGACCACCTCAGGCCTGCAGACGcca tcaTGCAGAAGGCGTGGCGAGAGAGAAACCCACAGGCTCGTATCTCAGCTGCACATGAAGCTCTGGAGCTGGAGGA ctgtgcGACTGCGTTCATCCTCCTGGCCGAGGAGGAGTCCACTACCATCATGGAGGCGGAGCGTCTGTTCAAGCAGGCGCTGAAGACCGGGGAGGGCTGCTACCGACGCAGCCACCAGCTGCAGCACCACAGCTCCCAGTATGAGGCCCAGCACA gaaggGACACCAACGTATTGGTGTACATAAAGAGGAGGCTTGCCATGTGTTCCCGGAAGTTAGGGAGAACACGAGAAGCAGCCAAGATGATGAGAGAT CTGTGTGTTTTCCAGTTAATGAAGGAGTTCCCTCTTCTCAGTATGTTCAACATCCATGAGAACCTACTGGAGTCTCTGTTGGAGCTCCAGAACTACGCAGACGTACAGGCAGTGCTGGCCAAGTACGACG ATATAAGTTTACCTAAATCTGCAACAATATGTTATACAGCAGCGCTGCTCAAGGCCAGGGCCGTGTCTGACAA GTTCTCTCCCGAGGCGGCCTCCAGGAGGGGGCTGAGCACCGCAGAGATGAACGCTGTGGAAGCCATCCACAGAGCGGTGGAGTTTAACCCCCACGTCCCTAAA TATCTCCTGGAGATGAAGAGTCTCATCCTCCCTCCAGAACACATCCTGAAGCGCGGCGACAGTGAGGCCATCGCCTACGCCTTCTTCCACCTGCAGCACTGGAAGAGAGTGGAGGGCGCGCTCAACCTGCTGCACTGCACCTGGGAGGGCA CCTTCAGAATGATCCCGTACCCCCTAGAGAAGGGTCATCTCTTCTACCCCTACCCCATCTGTACAGAGACGGCCGACAGAGAGCTGCTACCAA CAGTATTCCACGAGGTGTCAGTCTACCCCAAGAAGGAGCTGCCCTTCTTCATCCTGTTCACGGCCGGCCTCTGCTCCTTCACTGCCATGCTGGCGCTGCTCACACACCAGTTCCCAGAGCTCATGGGCGTCTTCGCCAAGGCT TTCCTGAGTACTTTATTCGCTCCCCTCAACTTCATcatggagaaggtggagagCCTCCTGCCCTCCAGTCTGTGGCACCAGCTCACCCGCATCTAG
- the LOC130388554 gene encoding suppressor of tumorigenicity 7 protein homolog isoform X6 — translation MFGTESSLSMFLNTLTPKFYVALTGTSSLISGLILIFEWWYFRKYGTSFIEQVSVSHLRPLLGGVDSSAPTNTTTSNGEADSSRQSVSECKVWRNPLNLFRGAEYNRYTWVTGREPLTYYDMNLSAQDHQTFFTCDTDHLRPADAIMQKAWRERNPQARISAAHEALELEDCATAFILLAEEESTTIMEAERLFKQALKTGEGCYRRSHQLQHHSSQYEAQHRRDTNVLVYIKRRLAMCSRKLGRTREAAKMMRDLCVFQLMKEFPLLSMFNIHENLLESLLELQNYADVQAVLAKYDDISLPKSATICYTAALLKARAVSDKFSPEAASRRGLSTAEMNAVEAIHRAVEFNPHVPKYLLEMKSLILPPEHILKRGDSEAIAYAFFHLQHWKRVEGALNLLHCTWEGTFRMIPYPLEKGHLFYPYPICTETADRELLPIFHEVSVYPKKELPFFILFTAGLCSFTAMLALLTHQFPELMGVFAKAFLSTLFAPLNFIMEKVESLLPSSLWHQLTRI, via the exons TAAGCATGTTTCTCAACACCCTGACGCCCAAGTTCTACGTGGCTTTGACTGGCACCTCATCCCTCATATCAGGACTCATCCTG ATCTTTGAGTGGTGGTACTTCAGGAAGTACGGGACTTCCTTCATTGAGCAGGTGTCCGTGAGCCACCtgcgccccctgctgggcggAGTGGACAGCAGcgcccccaccaacaccactaccaGTAATGGGGAGGCCGACTCCAGTCGACAGAGTGTGTCCG aaTGTAAAGTGTGGCGAAATCCTCTGAATTTATTTCGGGGCGCAGAGTATAACAG gtacACCTGGGTAACAGGTCGGGAGCCCCTCACCTACTACGACATGAACCTCTCGGCTCAGGACCACCAGACGTTCTTTACCTGCGACACGGACCACCTCAGGCCTGCAGACGcca tcaTGCAGAAGGCGTGGCGAGAGAGAAACCCACAGGCTCGTATCTCAGCTGCACATGAAGCTCTGGAGCTGGAGGA ctgtgcGACTGCGTTCATCCTCCTGGCCGAGGAGGAGTCCACTACCATCATGGAGGCGGAGCGTCTGTTCAAGCAGGCGCTGAAGACCGGGGAGGGCTGCTACCGACGCAGCCACCAGCTGCAGCACCACAGCTCCCAGTATGAGGCCCAGCACA gaaggGACACCAACGTATTGGTGTACATAAAGAGGAGGCTTGCCATGTGTTCCCGGAAGTTAGGGAGAACACGAGAAGCAGCCAAGATGATGAGAGAT CTGTGTGTTTTCCAGTTAATGAAGGAGTTCCCTCTTCTCAGTATGTTCAACATCCATGAGAACCTACTGGAGTCTCTGTTGGAGCTCCAGAACTACGCAGACGTACAGGCAGTGCTGGCCAAGTACGACG ATATAAGTTTACCTAAATCTGCAACAATATGTTATACAGCAGCGCTGCTCAAGGCCAGGGCCGTGTCTGACAA GTTCTCTCCCGAGGCGGCCTCCAGGAGGGGGCTGAGCACCGCAGAGATGAACGCTGTGGAAGCCATCCACAGAGCGGTGGAGTTTAACCCCCACGTCCCTAAA TATCTCCTGGAGATGAAGAGTCTCATCCTCCCTCCAGAACACATCCTGAAGCGCGGCGACAGTGAGGCCATCGCCTACGCCTTCTTCCACCTGCAGCACTGGAAGAGAGTGGAGGGCGCGCTCAACCTGCTGCACTGCACCTGGGAGGGCA CCTTCAGAATGATCCCGTACCCCCTAGAGAAGGGTCATCTCTTCTACCCCTACCCCATCTGTACAGAGACGGCCGACAGAGAGCTGCTACCAA TATTCCACGAGGTGTCAGTCTACCCCAAGAAGGAGCTGCCCTTCTTCATCCTGTTCACGGCCGGCCTCTGCTCCTTCACTGCCATGCTGGCGCTGCTCACACACCAGTTCCCAGAGCTCATGGGCGTCTTCGCCAAGGCT TTCCTGAGTACTTTATTCGCTCCCCTCAACTTCATcatggagaaggtggagagCCTCCTGCCCTCCAGTCTGTGGCACCAGCTCACCCGCATCTAG